Genomic segment of Hydractinia symbiolongicarpus strain clone_291-10 chromosome 5, HSymV2.1, whole genome shotgun sequence:
CTAGGTATATGAAGAAATTGTGTTGCAATGGCGctttttatagttttatgaTTATAACTTCTGGAAGCTGGAGTATTTTCAGATTATAAGCATTGCAAAATATTTAGACTTTACATTATATTTTAGCATACAGATTCGTCTTGATATGTAGCGCAGAtcttaaagttttaaacatattttaatgttCTGTAATTACCAGATCTATTACTAATTTGTTGCCCTAAGTAAGCTGGGCCCGAAAATGCTTTTTATGTTAACAGGTATGctaaaaagttcttttatttcCGCCAACTATTATGTGAAATACAACAACTTATTAATGAACCACTTCGTTTTTAGTTCTCTTTTAAGGAGTATAGACAAGTTTGGACAAGAGGACTCGGAAATGAAATAAGTACGAAATAAAAATCAATGCTCGTGTTTCAAAACTGGCATTTgatcaaaataaacaatttttttattgaatttgaaatttaaagataacaCTACTTTATGCAAATTACGCACGTGAGCACTTGAGAGCTGTCAATAATAATTGATGAAAACATTGCATTAAGCCAAGTATttcatttgaaaaaataaagacataaaAAAGAGAGAGGCTAAAGAACTCAAACATGagggaaattaaaaaatggaaagATTATAGCAggtattttttttcacaattttttctcAACTTCATGCTTTATTTACCACGCTACTGCCACCCCATCATCACCTCATTACCATAATACTACCTCCCTACCACCCATCGACGAAAAAAATCCTACATAACTACTAAGCGCAGGATTTTGTCCTATAGCTAGTACAGGTTCTGTTTGTCATAACACAGAATTAACACAAAAAGGACTAACATTAGGCTAAATGTGTTATTATGAGGTTGAGTGCTAACCGAATTACAAGACAAAGGTGTTAATTAATTAGCCAACCGAAAAATAGAATGTTAATTAAAGAAGCTTATAGTACAAATAAACGTCGATAATTgctttacaataaaaaagtttataataaaaaaagcctAGCTTAACACTCTATCGAGTGGATTTACACAAGTTGTAGATCTCTCTAGTTGTAGATCTAAACATGAATTTACTTCATAGAGGAAGCACGATTATGTCGTCGACTTTTTTAACCACGCCGCACGACGGATACTTTCCAAGTCGAGGTGGGAGTCCGACGAGaggaaaaagattttttgggaGTCCGATTAGCAGTCCGAAAAATAGTCCGAGGAACAGTCCGACGCCGTTTGAACGATTTGATGTTGAGCGGTATGACGACAGTAGCGAGGAAAAGACAAGTAGCGACGAAACTGAATTGCGAGTGCACAGGGTCGAggaggaaaaaagaaaacccaGGCGAAACAGTATCATCCGATTCAGTGATGTAAAACGGAAATTATCGACGACTTTTCATCGACGAAATTCAACAGTGACGTCTCCGACATCAAGCCGTAAAACTATGCCACCAAGACGTGCTTCCACTGCCAATATGCCAATGCTACAACGACAAGCTTCAGTTGATGAAATTGCGCATTCACCAAAAGGGTTGAAAAGATCGGTAACAATTGCCGATAATTTACCATCTAGTCGATCATTTCAAGGTCATATACCGGTACAACATCCATTATTAGATCGATTACGTAATAATATTATGCACATGGATCCATTCGCTACATCGTCCACACCAAATATACAATCACGAAGTAGAGCTAACTCTACACAATCAATAAAacagttcactgtgtttttaCTGGGTTGTCAATCAGTCGGAAAAACAGGTAATAATTTCGCTTCTGCACAATCGGGTTTTTTTCTACCCAAAGTGCTAAAAATTAAAGAAGGATTTTGCCTATTTTTATTTACAGACAAATTGGATTGACGTGAAAAAGTACCAACAAGCTATTTGCGTAATAAAATATCATAATTTTCTTTTCAGCGTTAACAGTACGGTTCCTGACTGGACGATATATACACGAATACACTTCTTCTGCAGGTAAGGGCTGATGTTAACACCACATGAATCAAAGTGAAAGTTAATAGTGGTCTTGCACACATCCATATTTAGGTTTTAAGCCAAAACTCAAAAATGTGTGTGTGATTCAATTCACATGTAAAAGGGGCTAACCGCGGCGTCACATGATTTTCGCACAGACTTTTCACTTGTCAATTTGGCTTGTTGGGAATTGTGTTGTGTACCAATGTGAcgattctaaaaaaaaacacccTTTTGATGCAACTGGCAGTAACTTCCTGTTGCCAGGTACCTTTAATGAGGGAGTTCAGTGTTTTTTACTTTACTTCTGGAAACAAACGCTTCAGCTTATGTAAAACATAAGCTTTTatgcaaattaaaaataaagtgatTATTCACTTAGCTGATATGTTGTTATCTTTATTTTACCTTAGACGAAGTTTATAGTCGGGTTGTAAAATATGGCGACGAACAGGCTGATGTAAAATTATACAACAATGACATCGAGAACATGGTAAGACTGATTGCAATCTGTTTTAATCGACTCATGTTACACGatagaaataaaatgttttaggATGTCAATTATAGCTTGAAATCATATTATGTGGTTTTTGTTTCTATAGGAGTTCCACTTGACTTCTTGAAGACGCCTTGTTAGAAAAGAAGAACAAAATACTGTTAAATAAAATCTTTCATAACAAGTTTTCTTCGTAATAGAAGTTAGTCACGAAATTTTAGCTAGCCGTTTACCATTTTAATGCCCTCGGAAACTAGCTATGCCTTAAAACttgtgtaaaaaataaattcatgaTAATCAAATCCAGCTTGAAACAATCGTGTACACATGTGCACATGAacattttcgttttccggtttTCTGATTTGTATATTTGtgctttctatttttttaactacaaCTAGTTTAATAGAATCTTAAGAAGAGGAGTTACCTTGTATTTcaggagaaaaaaattgaactagATCAAAATTCTGGCATCATGATCCTGTACTCCATTGTCGATACAGCCTCGTTTTTAAAGGCAAAAGTTTTATTGGAACATTTAAACAAACTTAAAGTTACTGGTCAATACCCCGTTATGTTAATTGGGACGAAACGAGAATTATCGCGGTTGCGAAAAGTGCGAAGACAGGAAGCTTACGATTCTGCAAACGCGTTTAACTGTACGCATTTCGAAGTTTCGTCAGCTATTGACCGCAAAGTAAAAGACTGTTTCCACGCATTGTTTCGACAAATCGAGATACGGCAGTTACTTCACAACGATGAAGGAAAGGAAGGATTACACACGATTTTAAATCCACCGAAATTATTGCGGTATGGTACGTATCGACACGGAACGGCTTAAGATCGCCTTCAATTGTCGCTACAAGtagtaaaaaatataacatcGTTAAGAAGTAATTGAAATGAACGTGTACAAAAAACAACGAAGTTCTGTCATAGTCAATGGTActtcttgaatttttttgaaaaaaaatgacgTTAGCTACCTTTATACCCTAACGACATAAATAGACACATAATACAAACATTTTGCAGTGCTGGTCATTGCATTAAAAAAAGAGGTAATAATAATTGAGGCTTTGTTAGGTCTGGAGTCAAAGACGCTCAAAGTTACTCCCAAGTTCAGAGTTATATTTCAACGAAATATGGTTTTTAGCCTATTAAAAAGCACAAAATGAGcgaacaacctcgtttccagggctaATTTCTCTATCTTCGATGTTAAGAAAGAAAGAAGATCTGGAAACGGGGTTGAAACACATATATCAACTCTATATTCTTTTTACaaactttatttgttaattaAAGTTACAACTTTGTACCCAGGAtaataaaacttatttattaTGATCAGGTAATACGCTTGCTGGTATGAAGTTCCTGAAAAATTGTTGTTATTCTAATATAATCTCTGGTACCTAATAGGAGGAGGTTTGTATTAGACGCAGGGAGGGGGTCGTTATGATGGACAGACTGACCAAGTAATTGAACTATAGTCGTTAGAATGCTTACCGTTTAACagtttattctttattttttcttggcGTCACATCTATTTAACGGTTTGTTGATTGTataattttattgtctttttcaGACATCCTGTCGATATCGTTTGGTTTGTCCGATACTGTTGGacgtgaaatttattttatattgttttcttcAGAATTGCGTTTTTAGAACACAGAATTTACGCCTTTTTCTCATTTCAAACTGTCGCAACTTTAGATTAAATTTAACTTAAAAGTTAGTTGAcccctaattttttttctttcttttcttactCTTTCAATTGGTTTTAAATTCGAATGATGATATCGAAGTCAAAAAATGACCTGAATTGCCTTTTGACTAAATTCGACTTAACGGGATTAACTGGAACATTAGTAAGTCGAACTATTTTTTTCGGTCccttggaggttcgagttaccgTAGGTTAATTGTATAAACAAGTTATTACACCTGCACATTTGTACAGactgaaaatataaacaatagaCCACAATTATAGCAGCCAATATACCCTATATGGTTCCCGCGCTTGAAAgtgaataataataaaaaaagcgtTGGCGATATTTGTTGCAAAAACATCAGATAGCGTAGgaagttatgtttttttaagatcAGAATGTCGTCATGAATCTGCGACAGGAAATCTCACTTAcgtgttaattttttaatcttGTAATGTTgtggacatattttttttttaaagaactgtCACAACAGCCGTTTTCATACTTAGACCACTTTAGCAGCAAATTTACATAAAGGGACAGCAGTTGCTTTGTGATGTGATGAGTGTAAAAACTGGAACTTCTTCTTCGAGTGTTAATTGGAGAGACACGTGTATGGTGGCCCAGGGCTGCCATAAAGGTGGTTCATAccctttattttaataaaaattaaaaaaaataattctgctCTCCTAAAGCAGAATTTAATGGAGAActcaaaaatttaacaaaaaatcttgAAATAAATTAGATTTTACCAGGAAATCCATTTTCCTGTAACTCATTGCAATTTAAATTTCCTTAGCAACGCGCATAGATACCGTATTGGCCTTAACAACTTCCCTAATAATTGTTCATTATCAACAAAATAACCACTATGCATATAAAATGCATATACAGTCTTAATTCCATAAGTTAAAACCACAACAAATTTTCATTACGGAACATGAAGACAGAAAACTTGACaacaaaatgtatagctagctacaatgtGTTTTTGCTGGTTTATTCTGTAGATTCTCATGGTAAATTTCCTGTAAGGTCTATataattcttatattttttagatTAACATATTATTAGAATGCCTAGGTCaacattatcaaaaaaaaaagaaagttttatgggaatcaatttaaaaacaagaagaagaaataCAATGATGAAGAATCATCGCGCTAGTaaattgacaacaaaaaaactacattatttgcGACGTTTCGGGTGTTTcacacacccattttcaagcaatcaaaaacgTACAAAGTTCTCctaaatatatacaagtttaacagtaaccatagttacagattaaatactaattgtataaatacaatggaGCAAATCTAATGTTGTTATTCAATTGGGGACTATCCCGCATTATGAACAAACTCTCTTTAATCTCTAGCAAATACCCAGCACCTCGGAGTGTCTCCATTAACAGGTGAGAAATCAACCTCATCTAATTGCACGGCAATTAAAGATCATCTTAAAGCCTGTCACACCACATTATCTCTTGACGATTTTAGTATACTCTCTAGGGGTAACaacctttttttagttttgtttttaaaatataatattttttgcaggAAGGGTGTGGTCATGTTGAAATTGGTTCAATTTCTAAATACAAGTATGATGGCCATTTCCTGAAAAATCAAGTCTGAATGATGTTGTTATCAAGAGATATTCAAAATAAACTTAGTAGCACTTTTCCGGACATTTTTGTAAATAATCGAGGCAGATTTGtcttaattataaaaatatcaagttAAATCTGTCTTTTACATTGAGTAGTTTCAGTTAGCCCCCAAAGAGTCATAAAAAATTGATTACTGATGAAAATGATCACAAAGGGTATGAACCACCTTATAAAGAGAATCAGAATTTatagaaattattttgaatttcattttacttataaaaaatgaattcgATTTAAATTCAAttgaattttattaaaactttttgttttaaatttattttgatatcaCTCATGGCCCCGGGCTGCAATTGAAATATTAATTGGAATATAGATTGTGTTCAAAACGTGCAAATATGTTTTCAGGCAATGTCTTTTATATTGTTTACATACGTGTGTGCTAGCAGGTTGTCAATACGATGAGTAGCTACTTGGAGTTCCAAcaaaaaattagaagaaaattcaaaaaagtatGTAAGACAGAACGTGCAAAGAGTAAAAATTCTGTACTTTGTTTGAAAGGATTATCTCTTTTACCACTGGAACCATACCATACGAACTTTAGACGTTTTGATATACATTATACTCATACGGATGTGACACTCCATAAAGCACAAGACAAACTATACAGCCAGAACTCGATGGGCCTGGTATTTGCTGGTCTATAGAGCGTTGCATCAAATCAAGGAggtttaaacctccttcatcAAATGCACCAAAACCTTATCCAAAAATAAAACCTTAAAGTACCACGACATTTGGTTCACAATGTCATGTTTAATCTTAGAGGAGCGGCCTCTCGTCAGgtcaaaaaaatagagaaaattttACATTGACAGATTCTAATTGGGTATTATCACTGGATGGCCATGATAAGTTATTAGGGTTCCAAAATTGGATCTTTTCTTTAACTATCTATGGTTGTATCGACACATCAATTACAAAGATTCTATGGCTAATGGTTTGGTGAACCAATTTTTTAAGGCAATGCAAACATAGATAAAAATGTCTGtggtgttgttgttgctgaAGAAGTGGAATAAAATGATGGTTGGTAAGGCTGACTGATGCAATAGTTGGCTAATTTTAGAGCTTGCAATACCACTATCTTCCGATGTTATGATGtatgttcttttttaataaaacgcacATGTATAACTTTAAAGTTAAACATGTGAAGTCAAATGTGAAATTTTGGTACAAAAAGACTCCCTCTGGGAAGCCAATACATCTCAAACCATTTCTCTTGGCAGACTGCGAGCAAAATGGTTATGCCTTCTTTATGTTCTCTATTGGAACATCTTCATACTCCTATTTTGTGCAGAGGGCTCACTCTCCAGTTGCTGTACAATGATTTTACGTTGCTTTAGTATGATTGATCCGGCACATAAATCTGAATTCAAAATGCTGTCTTTACTTGGATCACCCTTATTCTGCCCGTCTTTTACAGGTTTCATGCCTCatcacttgaaaaaaaaatattagctacGTGTTTCAAATTTGTAATgaattttttcttgtgttatttttgtattaaaatatcTTGAAAGACAACAGATGCTTCGTTTAATTTGCTAGATTGGAAAACGAAACTTCAAATAATTATGCGCAACAAAGTGTACTGAAAGTGATTCTGTGATAGCTTGGAGGAAACAAGGTGATAGCAACAGTTTTCAGGGTTTTTCTCTGTTTAGATATTTCGCATGTtcttaaaaagtgttttttgcGGTGATGTTgttttgctggaatttagcttgtgtgacgtcacaaataaacaaaaaatatgtacGAACTGAATTGCCTTTTATTAGATAATGGCGGCGACTGTGAATGTGATTATCGTTTTTGGGGTTGTTGCATCTATCAATTAACTGTTAACGGTTGTATATAGCTAGCCGTCGTTCGGTGGTACATAGCCATCATTGGTGTGGTATCATGTGACCTCCtccctgtttttaaaaacagttaGGGTTAGAACGTACTTGGGCAGTGATCAGGGTCGTCTTATTGAaagaaaaattccaaaaaaatcaaTCACGACGCACTTAGTATGACGTTAAAGTATTATCTAaacaactagtcgataaggcccgtggagaaatccacttaggcagatgggcaatagaaaaataggttgttttagatgttttgctgacgtcagcagtgaagatcccaaaaaagttagagaaatttattttatttttttattgtaatgtgtagaggttgaatcacgctgatcaaaataatgtgtttaaaaattgtgctgacgtcagcaaaggcccgtgaaaacacaaaactttttttttcagaaatgtgtatgcctgttgccttcatcgtatagatcttgaaacgctgatcaagaaaatgtataggatcgtgtatttttgacaaacggttgcagagatattagggtttgaaggttttttgatgacgtcatcaacccgtccattcccgaaacggattcagggacccaggtttgggaaacttacccaaattggtcaaaggtggtccctagttacccacgcggtgaaaaatcattgacgtcaccaaccctttaaagattcataaaatatcaaaatcaagtACCTCGTGTACTCTACTCGTTATCTTTCTCAACTATACTCTCTAGAAAAATtgcacaacaaaaaaagaagaatgcggGGAAACcccgaaaaaataataatggcgtCATTATTTACATACTCCCCCCGTTGACATGTCCGATGTCAACATGGTATGACTAAACATAAAGAAatcctaaatatatatatatgtcaaaaaaaaactataaatactCTTCGCGGAGTTTACGCATCAACTGTCCTTCAACCGCAGCCTTTCTCGTCGGCCTTCGTTGTTGCTCATCTTCATTGAGTGTCTTCAGCGGGTTTTTCAAGttcacttttttcaactttttcaactTCGTTTTCAGTCTCATTTGCTATTTCAAGTGGAATCAGTTTTTGAATAGGACGCGTTATCATAGAAACAAGTCCTTTCTTGGTGTTAACCCGAATCTTCGCACCACGAATAAATCCGTCCTTTCCATAGATCAGTTCCGTAACTTTACCCAATGGCCATCTACTTCTTGGCAGTTGgttattatctttcaccaccaCGACGTCGTTCAACTTTAAATCAGGTGTTTCTCTGCCATCCTTTCTGTAGAAGTGATGTTGCCGTAATTCGTTCAAATACGTTCGATAAAATCGTCGCCACTGATCGTCAAGCACTCGTTGTACATAAAGTAATCGTTTCGAGCACTGGTCGGTATCATTCATTGGGACACATTCAGCACCAACAATGTTCGAGCCGTAAATCAAATGCAAAGGTGTGATAGTCTGTCCAAGATCGTCCCCACTCTGATATGTAAGTGGTCTTGAGTTAATCGATGCTTCAACTTGGCACAGAACTGTCTCGAGCTCTTCGAAAGTCAATAGTGCCTTCCCAATGGTCTTACGCAAGGCGGTTTTCATTGATCTGACGATCCTTTCATAAAATCCTCCCCACCAAGGACTCTTGGGGAGAATCGGGTTAGTTTCAATAGACTCATGTCTCATAAATCTTTTTACATGGTTagatttaaacgttttaaagtTATCATGCACAACCGTAGCAGGCGTTCCTCTTCTGGATTGAAATCTTTTGAAAGCTCTAATGAACGCTGGCGTCTTTAAATCGGGTGAAAGCTCAAAGTGCACAGCTCTAGTAGTAGCACATGTAAGTATTAATACGTATACCTTTGTCGTGTTTCGGTTCTCGGTACGAATGTAGAGTGGACCAGCATGATCGAACCCAACGTGTTCAAAAGCTCTCGAAGCGCAATACCTGTATTCTGGTAGATCTGGAGTCGGTGGTGATTTAATAGGTTTGCCTTGGTATCGTCGACAAACAATGCACTGTCGTAAAATGGATTTGATTGTGCGTCTACCTTTCGGAATCCAAAACTTCATTCGTAACATCTTGAGTGTCGCTTCTACGCCttgatgaaatgttttttcgtgGGCATCTTCAACCAGAAGTTTTGTAAAATGTGAATCACTCGAAAGAATCAACGGATACCTTTCGTCATATGAAAGCTTTTTATTCTCACCAAAACGTCCTTTAACACGTAAATCTCCTTTCTCATCTTCAAACAACTTCAGGGCGGACGAAAGTTTGTTGAAGTAGTTTTGGTTGTTTCGAAGTTTTCGTTGATTGTTTGtaatcaaaatatcaaatgcaCTTTTGTATTCTTGAGTCGACAGTTCACGATCGTTGCATACTGATAAGTCTCTTTTTCGAATTCGATTTAACAATTTATTCGCAAATCTGTAAACATTATTTTAAGTTATAAGCTTTTTCAGTGAGCTAAACTTAGTCTCGTCTATAATATCATGAACTGCGAATGACAAtgatgagtggaatgactaATGTTAGTAGTGACATGACTTTTCTTCTCTTCTGACAAAACATCGAATGAATGTTTGTTGACATGAAACTCAGGTGGAACAAAGCTGGAATCAGACAGAAATTCAGGACCGTTTAACCACAAATTTGAATTGAAGTCACCAATTTTGTCTGGTCTGGTAGGTATATCACTGGGGTTATGAATGGTGGAAACGTGAAACCATGATTCCGATGGAATGACTGATCGAACATAAACAACTCTATTTTCTACCCATGGCTTCCACTGCTTCAATTTGCCTTTTAGCCAACAAAGGGCAACTTCCGAATCTGACCAACCGAAAAAACGATCAACTTTCAATCTACCATTGATCGCATTAAGCACATGGCTCATCAACTTTGCTAAGAGAGCACATCCTAGCAATTCTAAACGTGGAACAGAATGCGGCTTTAGGGGCGCAACTTTCGTTTTAGCAGTCACTAGCGAAACACTTACGCCGAGGTTAGTTCGTATTTTTGCATAAATCACAGCAGCGTAGGCAATCGTCGAGCTATCACAAAATCCATGCAGTTCAATTGATTGAATTTCATGACGCGGTTCACAGAATAAATAACGTGGTATCTCAAAAGTTTGTAAATTCGCAAAATCGTTCAATATATCTCTCCATTGTTTAAGCAGTTCCCCTTGCAATGGATCATCCCAGTCGGACTTGTGTTGACAACATTTCTGGAAAAGAACCTTTACTTTGGTGGTGATTGGTGCGATCAGGCCCAACGGGTCATAAAATGAAGCAGATATAcgtaaaatgtttctttttgttggAAACAGTTCTTTCGCTCGTTTCAATAACTCGTC
This window contains:
- the LOC130645057 gene encoding ras-like protein family member 11B isoform X1; the protein is MREIKKWKDYSRGSTIMSSTFLTTPHDGYFPSRGGSPTRGKRFFGSPISSPKNSPRNSPTPFERFDVERYDDSSEEKTSSDETELRVHRVEEEKRKPRRNSIIRFSDVKRKLSTTFHRRNSTVTSPTSSRKTMPPRRASTANMPMLQRQASVDEIAHSPKGLKRSVTIADNLPSSRSFQGHIPVQHPLLDRLRNNIMHMDPFATSSTPNIQSRSRANSTQSIKQFTVFLLGCQSVGKTALTVRFLTGRYIHEYTSSADEVYSRVVKYGDEQADVKLYNNDIENMEKKIELDQNSGIMILYSIVDTASFLKAKVLLEHLNKLKVTGQYPVMLIGTKRELSRLRKVRRQEAYDSANAFNCTHFEVSSAIDRKVKDCFHALFRQIEIRQLLHNDEGKEGLHTILNPPKLLRYGTYRHGTA
- the LOC130645057 gene encoding ras-like protein family member 11B isoform X2, which gives rise to MSSTFLTTPHDGYFPSRGGSPTRGKRFFGSPISSPKNSPRNSPTPFERFDVERYDDSSEEKTSSDETELRVHRVEEEKRKPRRNSIIRFSDVKRKLSTTFHRRNSTVTSPTSSRKTMPPRRASTANMPMLQRQASVDEIAHSPKGLKRSVTIADNLPSSRSFQGHIPVQHPLLDRLRNNIMHMDPFATSSTPNIQSRSRANSTQSIKQFTVFLLGCQSVGKTALTVRFLTGRYIHEYTSSADEVYSRVVKYGDEQADVKLYNNDIENMEKKIELDQNSGIMILYSIVDTASFLKAKVLLEHLNKLKVTGQYPVMLIGTKRELSRLRKVRRQEAYDSANAFNCTHFEVSSAIDRKVKDCFHALFRQIEIRQLLHNDEGKEGLHTILNPPKLLRYGTYRHGTA
- the LOC130646017 gene encoding uncharacterized protein LOC130646017, which encodes MLTTFRIIRLYAKIKVFDILLRFRTNYVALVADIQQAFLNIEIAEKDRNYLRFLWKENPTENDSKLIMYRFLRVVFGLTCSPFLLNGTIQHHLETYEIICPEITDVLKDDLYVDDLTTGTDTVTEGKKLYEISKQIMKEGGFNLRKWATNNNELQTFIDKIENVNSEPNSDKTVNPKVLGIEWDIDRDILVYRFDELLKRAKELFPTKRNILRISASFYDPLGLIAPITTKVKVLFQKCCQHKSDWDDPLQGELLKQWRDILNDFANLQTFEIPRYLFCEPRHEIQSIELHGFCDSSTIAYAAVIYAKIRTNLGVSVSLVTAKTKVAPLKPHSVPRLELLGCALLAKLMSHVLNAINGRLKVDRFFGWSDSEVALCWLKGKLKQWKPWVENRVVYVRSVIPSESWFHVSTIHNPSDIPTRPDKIGDFNSNLWLNGPEFLSDSSFVPPEFHVNKHSFDVLSEEKKSHVTTNISHSTHHCHSQFANKLLNRIRKRDLSVCNDRELSTQEYKSAFDILITNNQRKLRNNQNYFNKLSSALKLFEDEKGDLRVKGRFGENKKLSYDERYPLILSSDSHFTKLLVEDAHEKTFHQGVEATLKMLRMKFWIPKGRRTIKSILRQCIVCRRYQGKPIKSPPTPDLPEYRYCASRAFEHVGFDHAGPLYIRTENRNTTKVYVLILTCATTRAVHFELSPDLKTPAFIRAFKRFQSRRGTPATVVHDNFKTFKSNHVKRFMRHESIETNPILPKSPWWGGFYERIVRSMKTALRKTIGKALLTFEELETVLCQVEASINSRPLTYQSGDDLGQTITPLHLIYGSNIVGAECVPMNDTDQCSKRLLYVQRVLDDQWRRFYRTYLNELRQHHFYRKDGRETPDLKLNDVVVVKDNNQLPRSRWPLGKVTELIYGKDGFIRGAKIRVNTKKGLVSMITRPIQKLIPLEIANETENEVEKVEKSELEKPAEDTQ